The following is a genomic window from Aquificota bacterium.
TGTATTTACCGACAGTATGGGAAGGGTGAGGGTCTTCAGGGGTGATGGTGAGGTGTTTTCAACGGAAGAGGGCTTTGGTGGTTCTTACACCTTTGTAGAAATACCCTTTGAACAAGGAAAGATAAACTTTGTATTTAACCCAAGGGGGGCAAAGACCCAATTTCTAAACATGCCTATGGCCTTTGTGATAAAGAACCATGCGGGTGTGGTGCAGAGGTTTTTGGATATTTTAAAGTACAGTAGGGGCGAGCTTTTCATATTGGGTGAAAAGCGCAAAGACCTTATCTTTATAAAGCCCTTGAGGGGTGGGAACTTTGAAGAGGCCGTTCAGGCCGTGCTTACCACAAAGGATGGAAGGATCCTTGTCATCACCGGAAGGACTGGAACCCTTGCCATACAGAACAGGGGAGATGTGTATGAGGTTGAATTAAGGGCGCTATAGTTTTTTCTGCACAAGGACTCTAAAACGCTCTCCCATGCTTATAAGAAGGGTCTTTAGGCGGGAGAGCCTTTCTATATCCTCTGGAGACTCAGAGAGGCTAAGGTTTTCAAGCTCTTGCAAAAAGGCTGGGCTTTTCAGCAAAAAATCCCTTAGGCTCATAAAAGCCACGCTTTGCAGTCCAAAATCTTTGCCATACTCTTCAAGCAAGGAAAAGTTCACATGGGAAGTTATATCCATGCCAAGGGAAGGCCTGTTATAAAACCTGTGGCCTTTGTAGCCCACCACAGTTCCCTCTGGAAACTTGGCCATCTCTTGAGTTGTATATCCATAGTCTATTACGATGTGATAGCCCTCCAAAAGGTTTTCAGCTATGATTTTTAAAAAGTCTATGCAATCAAGGCAGACCTCTACCACCTGCGAAAGCCTTTCATAGCCCATCCTACTAAGAACATCCTTTAAAGGCTCATAAGAAACCTCTTGCCATACCTCCTTCTCACCATCAAGGAAAAGCTCTTTCCCCTCCTTTATTACATGTACGGGAAGGCAGTCAAAAAACTCATTGGAAAAGACCACACCACGCATAGGAAAAAAGTTTTCTGTCCAAAAGACCTTTTCTTCAAAATCTTTTAGCTTTCTTTTTTGAAGCTCTATAAGCCTTGGGCTAAAGTCGTATATATAGTAGCTTACTCTTTCAAAAAGGCTTAGCTCCTTTTCTTTTAGATAAGTTAAAACATCGTAAGCTAAGGCACCACTGCCACCACCAAGCTCAAGAAGAATAGGCCTTTCATAGTCCTTTATCAAACTGGCTAAATATTCGGCCAAGGCGTAGCCAAAGGACCTATCCAGCTCTGGCGCAGTAAAAAAATCCCTTCTAAAGTCAGACTGGTAGTATTCTCTTACCGCATGGGCCATCCAGTCCCTAAAGGAGATCATCCCGGTGGCCACTCCATCTTCCTGCCCGCTATAAAGTGAAGGTGAAGATGGAAAACGCTCTGGCCCGCATCCCTTCCTACGTTAAAAACAAGCCTATAGCCCTTGTTTAAATTCTCATCGGGCGCATAGCCCAGCTCTTCACCAAGCTTTCTTGCCACATAAAACATATGCCCTACCAATTCCTTGTCTTCCGGCTCAAGGCTTTGAACACCAACTATGTGTTTTTTGGGAACTATCAATATATGGGTGGGTGCCACTGGGTTAATATCATGGAAGGCATAAACAAGGTCATCCTCATAGGCCCCTTTTGAAGGTATCTCTTTCCTTACTATCTTGCAAAAGATGCAGTCCTGCATGGCCTTACCTCCAAGATAGATTATAAATCAAGCCCAAACCTCTCTTTTAAAACCTTTAAAACATCCATAAAAACCTCTTCCTCACTCCTTGTTCCATCCAGCATAACTATCCTATCCTTTTGCTCGTGGGCTATAAGTATGTAAGCATCCCTCACACGTCTTAGATAATCCCCGTCCTCAAAGCGTGTTCTTTTTCCCTTTATCCTTTCCAAGGCTACCTCCAAAGGCACATTTAGCAAAAAGGTAATATCTGGCTTTCTTCCCCTTGTGGCTATGTGGTTTAGGATGTTTACCGTGCCAAGGTTTATCTCCCTTCCATAGCCCTGGTAGGCCATTGTGGAATCTATAAACCTATCCACTATCACCACCTTACCATTCCTTAGGTCTGGAAGTATCTTCTCCCACACAAGGCTGGACCTTGCGCACTCAAAAAGCAAAAGCTCTGTGGTTGGGTCTGTTTCAAAGCCAAGGATAAGCTCCCTTATCTTTTCGGCCAACTCTGTAGAGCCAGGGTCCCTATAAAGGGATACCTTATAGCCAAGGCCTTTGAGGTGTTCATAAAGCCTTTTTGCCTGCGTGGTCTTTCCAGAGCCGTCAATGCCTTCAAAAGTTATGAGCATACTTGCCTCCTTATCCTTGAGGATAGATTTGTCATAAGCTCATAAGGTATGGTTCCCGCCAGCTTGGCAAGGTCTGTAAAGCTTTGATTTTCTCCCACAATTTCCACCCAGTCTCCCACCTTTGCCTCTGTGCCAGTTAGGTCCACCATGGTCATGTCCATGGTGATGTTGCCAAGTATCTTTATAGGCTTTCCTTGATAATAAAGGTATGCCTTGTTTGAAAGGCTTTTCATAAGACCGTCCGCATAGCCAAAGGCCACTACCCCAACCCTTGTGGGCTTCTCTGTTATATAGGTCCTTGAGTAGGATATGGGAAAGCCAGCCGGAAGGTCCTTTATGGATATTATCCTTGCCTTTAGCTCAATGGCTCTCTTTAGCTCAATGGGATAGTCCTGCATGGGTTTTTCTCCATAAAGGGCAAGGCCTACCCTTATATGGGTTGTAAAGGGTATTCTGTAGACCACTCCCGCTGAGCTTTCCATGTGTATGTATCTGAGGTTGGAATATCTTTTAACTATCTTCTCAAACTTCTCTATCTGAAGAGAGGAAAAATCCCTGTCAAGGGGGCTTGAAAGGTGGCTAAGGACGCCTTCTACCCTTTCATCCTCCACAAGCTCCTCCAAAAAGCCAAGCCTTCCCATGCCTGTATCATACTTTACCTGTATGGGTACGTTTAGGCCCTCAAGGGCCTTAAGATGTTCCCAATGGGAAACCACCGGAGTAAGGTTGTATTCTAAAAAGGCTTTGGCCTCGCCCTTTAGAACACCACCAAGCACCAATATTTTCTTTTTTATGCCAGCTCTTCTTAATTCTATTCCCTCTTCCACACAGGCTACAGCAAAGGCTGAAACCTCATCAAAATTTTCAAGGATGGAGCTAACATATATGGCTCCTATTCCGTAGGCATTGGCCTTTACTACAGCAATAATCGGCTTCCCAGTATACCTAAGAAGATTGACAAGGTTTTCTTTAATATTTTGGCTCCTTATGCTAAGCACTGCCCTGTACATTCTTAATTATTCTAAAGCTTTTAAGCGGGTTTTTCATGCACAGGCTAAAACCATCCGCATATCTTATTAGTTCTATTTAAATGCCCTATCAACGGCCTATATGTTCTTGGTTTTTAATATATAGCAATATAACAAGGGAATTTATACGCTTTTAAAACAGGAGATAAAGTCTGCTTTAAGCAAGCCTTACTTAGACTACGTATACCAAAAAGAATGCTTTATATGCAAAAGCAATACGGCAGTGTTTTGGACTGTATGCCATCCTTTCAACTTTTCTTGTCAAAAATATATAGTTTTTATCATACATTTTTGAAATTTTACAATATTTTACAAATTTAGGTTATACTTTTTTATTTACATAAAACAACCGTAGGAGGCTATAAGTAATGATTAGTCTTAGACCCTACTTGACAGCATTTGAGAGGGGGTCTATATTATGTGGTTGAAATACTCCTGTAGTCATGATTGGAGGAATACTTTGAAGAGGAAAGAAAAGTTTCAACTATGGATGCCTTCAGAAGTTTTGTGGAAGCTCCGTGCCATAGCGGAAGAGGAAGGAAGAACGGTGTCAGACCTTATCAAAGAAGCGGTAGCTGAGTGGCTTGACAAAAAGGAAAAGGAAAAGTCAAGACCTATAAAACTGGAGGAGCTTAAATGACAAAATTTGTTGTGGGAGTGGATGTGGATTCTAAAGCTTGTCAGATATGTGTTAAGGAAGTTTCAAGCAAAAAAACACTACTTAACATAAAAGTTGCAAACCTTGAACTGCAGGAGTTTATTGAAAAAAGACTGAAGGAACTTGCTGTGCCTTCTGAGTCTATGGTAGTTATGGAAAGCACTGGTAAATCTTACTTTCTCTTTCCTATGCATGTTTTTTCTTCCTTTGGTTATCAGGTGAGGGTAGAAAACCCACGCTTTATTAAAGCCTTTGCAGACAGTTTTTCTGTGAGGGGTAAAAAGACTGACAGGTATGATGCGGAAGTTTTGGCTCTTTATGGAATAGAGAGGTGCATAGGCTCATATAAGGTTTCATATCTTCCAAACGACCTGAAGGCTACCGTCAGACACTGGGCGAAGCTAAGGAAGGTGAAACAGGAGATAGAAGGATATGCTTTCTCTCAAGCTCTTGTGGTGTTTCCTTTAATTGACGAAGTTTTTGGAGGAAGTCCTTTAAAGACAAAGATTGGGAGGTTTGCTCTTTCTTACTATGAAGGCTGGCATAACTTGTATGAGAGAGATTTTCAGACTTTCAAGGAAGAAGTTTATAGCCATGTGAGGCGTGCAAGGAACACAGACAAGTTTTTAGACCTGCTTTACAGGTATGCGGAGAAGATAGCCAAGACAGGTTATAAGCCAACAAGCAGGCAGGTAGAACTTCTCAGGCTTGCTTTGAGAGAGCTTGAGGAATACGAGAAGTTAATAAGGCTTGTGGAAGAGGAGCTTATAAGGATAAGCAGAGGAATAGAAGAGGTTGAGCTTTTGAAGAGCATACCTGGGATAGGTGATTTGAGCGCTGTTGTGCTGTATGCGGAGATAGGGAATATAGACAGGTTTAGAGATAGAGACGACCTTTGGGCATATTTTGGTATGGACCCGAGAAACGAAGAAAGCGGAGAAAGCGTCAGGAGAAGTAGCAAGATTTCCAGAGCTGGAGTGTCTTATGTTAGAGGTTTGCTATACATGATAGCCTGCTCTCTAATAAGGAAAGGTGCGCCATATTTTGAAACATACTGGCAGTTAAGGAAAAAAGGCAAGAGCCATAAAGAAGCTTTGATAGTAATAGCTCACAAGATAGTGAGGATAATCTATGGTGTTTTGAAAGGAAGGTTTCCGTGCAGGAAGTTTGCAGGTCATATAAGCAAGTCAGTGGTAGATTTTGATGAGCTTATTTATGAGGTGCAGGAAGATGAGTAAGGGCGGAAGAGCGGGCTTCATGTTCATTGCCCTGCATGCGGGCGTTAGGAGGCGTGCCCCCTTCCGCTCTTTTAATGTGTTCCTGCGGGCGGACATTATAGATACCCCAAAAGCGGGTGTTCGGAGGATTGCCCTGGGAACACAAAAAATAAAAACTTTGCTAACTAAATACTTGACAAAAAATTTTTCGGAGGTGTAAACATGGAAATAAGGGAAGAGGTACATCTAAAGGTAGAAGAAAAGTACAACCCACCATCCCACATAGTAGAAAGAGCATGGATAAAGGATTATGAAAGCCTCTACAAGGAATCTATAAGCGACAGAGAAGGTTTTTGGGCAAAGGTAGCAGAGGAACTTCACTGGTTTAAAAAGTGGGACAAGGTCCTTGAATGGAACTATCCTTATGCCAAATGGTTTGTAAATGCAAAGACCAATATAACCTATAACTGTTTAGATAGGCATGTGCAAAATGGCAAACGCAATAAGGTAGCTTACATATTCGTGGATGAAGACAACAGAGAAAAGAAGATAACCTACGGGGAGCTTTTGGAGCTTGTAAACAGAATAGCCAACGGCCTTAAGTCCCTTGGTGTAAAAAAGGGAGATAGGGTATCCATATATATGCCCAATACCATAGAGGCCATAGCTTGTATGCTTGCCTGCGCAAGGATTGGCGCCATACACAGCGTAGTCTTTGCAGGCTTTAGCGAAGGTGCCCTTAGGCTTAGAATTGAAGATGCAAAGGCTAAGGTAGTAATTACCGCCAGCTATACCAAGAGAAGGGGTAAAAAGATAGACCTATTTGCTACAGCCCAAAGGGCCATAGATGGATTGGGATTTGTGGAAAAGGTTATAGTATGGGACAGAGAAGGAGATGTGCTAAACGGCTCTGGCGGCCTATTTGTAAGCTTTGATGAGCTTATTAAAAATAGCTCTCCAGAGTGTGAGCCTACAGTTATGGATGCGGAGGACCCACTATTTATACTTTACACCTCTGGAACCACCGGCAAGCCCAAGGGAGTGCTTCATACCACCGGAGGATACATGGTAGGCACCTACTTTACTACCAAGATAACCTTTGACCTTCATGAGGATGATATATATTGGTGTACTGCCGATATAGGATGGATAACCGGACATAGCTACATAGTTTATGGTCCTCTTGCCTGCGGTGCCACATCGGTTATAACGGAAGGCGCACCCGATTATCCAGACCCCGGAAGATGGTGGAGCTATGTAGAAAAGTATAGGGTGAACGTCTTTTACACTGCGCCCACTGCCATAAGGATGTTCATGAGGTATGGCGAGCAGTGGCCAGCCAAATACGACATGTCCTCTTTAAGAATACTAGGCTCGGTGGGTGAGCCTATAAACCCGGAAGTATGGCATTGGTATTATAAGCATATAGGAAGAGAAAAATGTGTTATTGTTGATACTTGGTGGCAAACAGAAACTGGCATGCATATGATAACCACCATACCCTCTTACCCTGCAAAGCCCGGAAAGGCAGGAAAGCCTTACTTTGGAATAGAAGTGGCCGTAGTAGATAGTAGTGGTAAAGAGCTCCCACCCAACACAGTTGGAAACCTTGTTATAAAAACGCCATGGCCATCCATGCTTAGAACATGCTGGGGAGAACCAGACAGGTACGAAAAATACTGGAACACCATACCAGGTTATTACTTTGCTGGAGACCTTGCCACCTACGATGAAGAGGGATACATAATGATACTTGGCCGTGCGGACGATGTGCTTAATGTGGCGGGCCATAGGATAGGAACGATGGAAGTGGAAAGCGCCATAGTGGACCATCCTGCAGTGGCAGAAGCGGCGGTAATAGGCAAGCCTCATGAGATAAAGGGAGAGTCCATAAAGGCTTTTGTAATACTCAAAAAGGGCGTAGAACCCACAGAACATCTAAAGGAAGAGATAAAACAGCATGTCAAACAGATACTCGGCGCCATAGCGGTGCCAGATGAGATAGAATTTGTGGAAAAGCTTCCTAAGACAAGAAGCGGTAAGATTATGAGAAGGGTCCTAAAGGCTCAAGAGCTTGGCCTTCCTGTAGGAGATATATCCACCTTAGAGGATTAATCACTGGGGGCCTGCGCCCCCATTCAACTTTTTATACTCAATAAGCATTTTTGAATTACAAGCACACTATAGTGGTATTAAAAACGCAAAACTGCAAAAAATCATATTGAAAATTCACAGGGTAGGAAAGATATTTATAAAGCCAAATCCTTTAAAGGAGGTTTTGCATGTTAAGGGCTGAGTGGGTAGAAAGGAGAAAGGGCTTTAAAAATAAAAGCCAGATGCACCTTGCCAGGCAGGGCATAATTACGGAGGAAATGCGATATGTGGCCAAAAGGGAAGGCCTCCATCCAGAGTTTGTACGTCAAGAGGTGGCAAGGGGTAGGATGATCATCCCAGCCAACATAAACCACCTGCATCTTGAGCCTATGTGTATTGGTATAAACTCAAGGGTAAAGGTCAATGCCAACATAGGAAATTCTGGCCTTGCAAGCGATATACCAACGGAAGTGGAAAAGGCAAAGGTAGCCATAAAGTATGGTGCGGATACCATAATGGACCTATCCACTGGAGAGGCAATAAAAGAAACAAGAGAAGCCATAATAAAGGTCAGCACTGTGCCTGTGGGAACGGTACCCATATACGAGGCCCTAAGAAGGGCAAAAGGTAATGTAAAAAATATGACGGTGGACCTAATACTGGACGTGATAGAAGAACAAGCCCAGCAAGGCGTTTCTTACATGACCATACATGCGGGCGTTTTAAAGGAGTTCTTGCCTCTTGTCCAACACAGGGTTATGGGTATAGTCTCCCGTGGCGGTGCCATAATGGCCCAATGGATGATGGAACATGGAAAGCAAAACCCCCTCTATGAACACTTTGACAAGATATGCGAAATATTCAAAAAGTATGATGTGAGCTTTTCTCTTGGAGATGGCCTAAGGCCTGGGGCTATTGCGGACGCCTCCGATGAGGCCCAGCTGGCGGAGCTAAAAGTTTTGGGAGAACTGACAGAGAGGGCATGGAGGCATGATGTGCAGGTGATGGTGGAAGGACCGGGCCATGTGCCTATGGACCAGATAGAGTTCAATATGAAGATTCAGCAAAAGGTATGCCATGAGGCACCCTTCTATGTGCTTGGTCCCCTTGTTATAGATGTGGCGCCCGGCTATGACCATATAGCCTCCGCCATAGGCGCTGCCATGGCTGGTTGGTATGGCGCTGCCATGCTATGCTATGTAACACCCAAAGAGCACCTTGGTCTTCCAAACATAGAAGACGTAAAGCAAGGAGTTATAGCATATAAGATAGCCGCCCATGCGGCCGATGTGGCCAAAAACTGGCCCGGTGCAAGGGATTGGGACCTGGAGATGTCAAAGGCTCGCTTTGCTTTTGATTGGAACAGGCAGTTTGAGCTTGCCATTGACCCAGAGACGGCAAGGGCATACCACGATGAGACCCTACCACAGGAAGGCTACAAGAGTGCCAAGTTCTGCTCCATGTGTGGGCCAGAGTTCTGCGCTTACAAAATCTCTCAAAACGTATCCTCCAAAATGGAGGAAATGCTACAACTTGACAACTGGATAGCACCATAAACTTCCCTTTGGGGGCCTTGCCCCCATCTTAACCAAATCTTAACCAAAGCTTAAAGAAATCTTAACTTTTCCCTCCTATCCTTATACTCATGAGCTTGTTCCTTTTAGAACTTCACGACGTTAGCCCTTACTACAGGAAGGAGTTTTTTAAGGCCCTTGACCTTCTGGAGGAGGTGGGATTGGATGGATTCTCCCTCCTTATAGTGCCTTACTTTTGGGAGAGGGCACCCTTGGGGGAGGATAAGGATTTTGTCTCATTTATAAAAAGCCTACCTGCAGAGGTGGTGCTTCATGGCTATACGCACAAAGGAAGCAGAAGGTTTAGCGACCTTCTTTGGACGGATGGGGAGGGGGAGTTTGGGGGGCTTGACCTAATAAGCACCTATGAAAAGGTGTATTTAGCCCTTGAGCTTATGGACTATCTTGGTATAAAAACAGAGTTCTTTGTCCCTCCCGCATGGATAGGAAATCCTTACCTTGAGGATGTGCTATATTCCTTGGGCTTTAGGGCTGTAGCTTACAGGTGGTATATAAAGGACCTTAATACAGAAAGGATTATAAAGTCGCCAGCGCTAAGCTTTAGCAACAGGCATCTTTTATCTTGGTTTAGTCTTAGGCTTGTACCAGAGTTTGAGAGGCTATATAAAGGACATAAGCTTTTGAGGCTTGCCATACATATGGCCGACCTTAGGGACAATAGAAAGATACTTCTTTGGAAGGAAATACTTACAAGGATTAAAGAAAGAAGGAGGCGTGTGAGCTATGGGGAACTTTTTGGCAAAAGCGGACCTTCATCTTCATTCAAAGGCTTCCAATCTGCCGGGAGGCTGGCTTAGTAGACTAATAGGCTGTCCAGAGAGCTTTACAGAGCCTATGGAGATATATAGAAGGCTCAAAGAAAGGGGAATGAGCTTTATCACCATAACGGATCACAATACCATAGAAGGAGTATTGGAAATAGCCCACCTTCCGGAGGTCTTTGTAAGCTGCGAATACACGGTGAAATTTCCAGAGGACGAAAGGAAGGTACATGTGCTTGTCTATGGCCTGAGTGAAAAGGACCACCAAGAGCTTACAAAATTAAGAGAGAATATCTTTGACTTTGTAAAATACCTAAAAGAAAGAAGGCTTGCCCATTCCCTTGCGCACCCACTATACTCTGTGGAAAGATCCAAGCTTGACAAAAGCTTTGTGGAAAAGCTGGTGCTTCTTTTTGACAACTGGGAGGTAATAAACGGCACAAGGGGGGAAGGTGTTAGATATGTGGAAGAGGCTATAGCAAGAGCTTACGATGGATGGGACAGGATATACCAATTGGCTGAAAAACACAGAGTAGAGCCTCAAAGGATAAGGGAAAGGATAAGCTTTACCGCTGGGTCCGATGACCATGGTGGTATGGATGTGGGAAGAACATGGACTGCAGTGGAAGGAGCAACAAGCAAGGAAGAGTTTTTGAAGGGTCTGTGGGAAGGGAAAACTCAAGTGGGGACGGAAGATCTGGGGGAACAAAGGCTTTTGAACATGATAGGAAGGGTGGGCTATGATTTTCTAAAGCGCAAAAACTACATTCCCTCTGAGATAAAGCCTTTGACAGACTATATCTTTATGCACTCCGACAACCCCACCGTAGGCTTTCTTATAAGGAATTTTTTGGGCATAAGGGCAGAAAGGACAGATATGTTGAAAGAGGTTATGAAGGCTTTGCCTTCTCTTGCCTTGGAAAGGCTTATAAAGAGCCCCTCACCGCAAACCATCGGGGAGCTGTGCCTGTCCCTCGTGGCTCATGGCTTCCCCGCCTTTTTAAAGTATGCCCAAAGAAGAGAAGAAGAGAAGATAAAAGAGCTTGGAAAAGAGTTTGGTATTACAAAAACAAGGCCACCAAAGGTGGCATACATAACAGATACTTATCACCATATAAACGGCGTTGCAAGAAGCGCTAAGCTTGTAAGGCAGATAGCCATGGAGGAAGACCTGCCCTTTACAGTCCTTATATCCAGCTCAAGCATAAGGGAAGAGGAAGGCCTCATAAACTTAAGGCCTTTGGTGGAAATTCCCACACCCTTTTATGAGGAGCTTAAGATGGGCCTTCCCAACTTCCTTGACCTTGTGGACCTCTTAGAAAAAGAAGGCTTTACGCAGGTTCATATAGCCACGCCGGGGCCTTTGGGCCTTTTGGGCCTTTTGGCAGGGAAGATTTTGGGCCTTAGAATAACCTTTGCCTTCCACACAGACATACCCACCTATGCAAGGACCTATACAGGAGACCCAGACTTGGAAGAACTCCTTTGGAAGGCCTTTGTGTTTATAGGAAATATGTCCCACAAGTTCTTTGTGCCTTCTGAATACTATAAAAAGGTCTTTGTAAATAAGGGGCTAAGCTACGGAAAGATAGGTATATTTAAAAGGGGTGTGGACACAGACCTCTTCTCACCGGACAAAAGGGAAGATGGCTTTTGGGCAAGAAGGCTTGGCATAAAGAAACATCAAAGGGTCATACTCTATGTGGGAAGAGTCTCAAAGGAAAAAGGCTTGGATAACTTTTTGTATGTGGCAAAGTGTTTCCCGGAAGACACCTTTGTAATAGTGGGCGATGGCCCATATAGAAAGGAAATAGAGGCCAAAAGGCCAAAAAATGTACATCTTACCGGCTATATGGTGGGTGAAGAGCTTGCAAAGGCCTACGCCAGCTCCGATGTCTTTCTCTTCCCTTCCGAGACGGAGACCTACGGTCAGGTGGTGCTTGAAGCCATGGCAAGCGGTCTTCCTGTTATAGTTAGCTCTAAGGGTGCTTCCCATGAGCATGTACAAGAGGGTGTAAACGGCTTTATAGCCACAAGGCCAGAGGAGTATGTGGAAGCTCTATCTTTGCTCCTTTCTAACGAAAACCTAAGGAGAAGTATGGCCCAAGAGGCCCTATACAGCGCCAGAAGGCTTGATTTGAGAAAAAGCTATATAGATTACATGCTTGCCATAGCAGGCCTTGGGAGGTTAGTGTATGAAGTTGATTGATATAACACCCTATTTTCATAGCAAGAGTGGTGGCATAAAAAGGTATCTTTTGGAAAAGGCAAAGTTTTTACGGGATAAGGACATAGAACATGTGATCATAATACCAGGCAAAAAAAGGAGGGAATACTACATAGAGTCCTCCAAAGTATATGAACTTCCTTCCTTTCCCCTTCCACTCACGGGAGGCTATAGGTTCTTTTCCTCTTTGAATGAGATAAAAGAGATACTCAAAGAAGAAGGCCCAGAGGTGGTGGAGCTTGGCGGAACCTACCAGCCCATCCCTTTTTTAAAGTCGGAAGGCTACCTTCTTAGCGTTTTTTATCACTCGGATGTAAGGACGGACCTTTCCCTTCTTCCTGCACCGAACAAGCTAAGGAAAAGGCTTTTGGAACACACCATAAAGAAAAGGCTATCAAAGGCAGACCTCATCATCACCCCGTCAAAA
Proteins encoded in this region:
- a CDS encoding glycosyltransferase, producing MGNFLAKADLHLHSKASNLPGGWLSRLIGCPESFTEPMEIYRRLKERGMSFITITDHNTIEGVLEIAHLPEVFVSCEYTVKFPEDERKVHVLVYGLSEKDHQELTKLRENIFDFVKYLKERRLAHSLAHPLYSVERSKLDKSFVEKLVLLFDNWEVINGTRGEGVRYVEEAIARAYDGWDRIYQLAEKHRVEPQRIRERISFTAGSDDHGGMDVGRTWTAVEGATSKEEFLKGLWEGKTQVGTEDLGEQRLLNMIGRVGYDFLKRKNYIPSEIKPLTDYIFMHSDNPTVGFLIRNFLGIRAERTDMLKEVMKALPSLALERLIKSPSPQTIGELCLSLVAHGFPAFLKYAQRREEEKIKELGKEFGITKTRPPKVAYITDTYHHINGVARSAKLVRQIAMEEDLPFTVLISSSSIREEEGLINLRPLVEIPTPFYEELKMGLPNFLDLVDLLEKEGFTQVHIATPGPLGLLGLLAGKILGLRITFAFHTDIPTYARTYTGDPDLEELLWKAFVFIGNMSHKFFVPSEYYKKVFVNKGLSYGKIGIFKRGVDTDLFSPDKREDGFWARRLGIKKHQRVILYVGRVSKEKGLDNFLYVAKCFPEDTFVIVGDGPYRKEIEAKRPKNVHLTGYMVGEELAKAYASSDVFLFPSETETYGQVVLEAMASGLPVIVSSKGASHEHVQEGVNGFIATRPEEYVEALSLLLSNENLRRSMAQEALYSARRLDLRKSYIDYMLAIAGLGRLVYEVD